A genomic window from Chrysoperla carnea chromosome 3, inChrCarn1.1, whole genome shotgun sequence includes:
- the LOC123296013 gene encoding rRNA methyltransferase 3, mitochondrial, whose protein sequence is MSLNTIFFTNLKQQSVLRVITRQYARWSHRRPLKVYPSNLENSTDNIQNDLPSETRKIRIPRSQLNVKDADQLIQSAKKLKVPKDQSISIANISDSVPLDEEKNTNSDVYRVKNEDGKFSFEKMKRNDKKLSTLMMDVKFRKQRERFNIVLLEGTRLIRDALLASCKPRTILFSRMSELKSVQDLLPKENVSLYQVPYNDLQLWSSLKTSPGIMGIFETPDVSKIKTEYNDLPVTVVCDNIRDPGNLGAVIRCSAAVGCKKLLLTKGCVELWDLKVLRSASGAHFRIAIEQKQSWSDIQNEIGRDSSIFIADNNLNIYPSLVSATYNDFQYYNCPEITVIVGGETQGVSNEAYLLAEQKSGARLHIPLSNGIESLNIGTALAVILYEMRRQISPITLRNNQSNPKKEIINVSLHNTPFIEDQRVCSDRIVLLITKEEAAVFLYTFLVCSVLCD, encoded by the exons ATGTcattaaatactattttcttTACTAATTTGAAACAACAATCAGTGTTAAGAGTAATAACTCGACAGTATGCTAGATGGTCACATCGAAGACCATTAAAAGTGTATCCAagtaatttagaaaattctacTGACAACATACAAAATGATCTTCCtagtgaaactcgaaaaatccGAATACCTCGTTCACAATTGAATGTAAAAGATGCAGATCAACTTATACAGTCTGCTAAGAAGCTTAAAGTACCTAAAGATCAATCAATTTCTATAGCAAACATCTCGGATTCAGTTCCATTGGATGAAGAGAAAAATACCAACTCCGATGTATATCGCGTTAAAAATGAAGATGGTAAATTTTCGTTCGAAAAAATGAAacgaaatgataaaaaattaag taCTTTGATGATGGACGTTAAATTTCGAAAACAACGGGAAcgttttaatattgttttattggaAGGTACACGATTGATTCGTGATGCTTTGTTAGCGAGTTGTAAACCTCGAACGATACTCTTTAGCCGTATGAGTGAATTAAAAAGTGTACAAGATTTGTTACCGAAAGAGAATGTTAGTTTGTATCAAGTGCCGTATAATGACTTACAACTTTGGTCTTCATTGAAAACTTCACCCGGCATCAtgg GAATATTTGAAACACCAGATGTATCCAAAATCAAAACCGAATATAATGACCTACCTGTAACCGTTGTCTGTGATAATATTCGAGATCCTGGTAATTTGGGAGCTGTCATACGATGCTCAGCAGCGGTTGGatgtaaaaaattactattaacaAAAG gATGTGTTGAATTGTGGGACTTAAAAGTTCTTCGCAGTGCATCCGGTGCACATTTTCGAATAGCTATTGAACAAAAGCAATCTTGGAGTGATATACAAAATGAAATCGGTAGagattcatcaatttttatcgCCGATAACAACCTAAATATATACCCGTCATTAGTGTCTGCAACTTACaatgattttcaatattataattgtCCAGAAATTACCGTAATTGTTGGTGGGGAAACACAGGGTGTAAGTAATGAGGCCTATTTATTGGCTGAACAGAAATCGGGGGCACGATTACATATACCACTTTCAAATGGGATTGAAAGTTTAAATATCGGTACTGCATTAGCTGTGATTTTGTATGAAATGAGACGACAGATTAGTCCTATTACATTGC gaAATAATCAATCGAatccaaaaaaagaaataa TCAATGTTTCATTGCATAATACACCATTTA